In Myxococcales bacterium, the genomic window CGTGCGGACGCGCGCCTCGACACGGCGGCACTGGAAGCGGTTGGGCTGTCGAAGCGCGAGCTCACGGAGCTGCGGGCCAAGCTCGCGCCAGCAACGCGCCCAGACTTCGAGCTCGACCTGTCCCAGGCTCGCTCCGCGGAGCACTTCGCCGAACGCATGAACGCCGCGGTGCCGAAGGTCGAACGCGCACCGACGGAGTGACGACGTTCAGCCGTCGGGCTCCGGCCGATCGAGCGCTTGATCCTCGAACGAACGCGGGTCCTCCAGCGGCTCGAGGTGGGTCAACACGTGTACGTTGGGGACCGCCGCGCGGATGTCCTTCTCGATCTCCTCGAGCAGCTGGTGACCTCGCTCGACGCTCCAGTCGCCCGGCACCAGCACGTGCAGCGACACGAACCGCCGCGCGCCGGCCTGGCGGGTGCGAAGCGCGTGAAACTCGAGCTCGGGTCCCGCGTAGCGGTCCAGCACCGTGCGCAGCGCCTGCTGCTCTTCGGGCACCAGCGCCACATCGAGCAGCCCGCGCGCGGAACGCTGGATCAACATGACGCCGGAGCGAACGATGTTGAGGGCAACGAGGATGGCCACGATCGGGTCGAGGCGCTGATAGCCCGTGACCGCCACCAGCCCAACCCCAATCAGCACACCCGCCGAGGTCCAGACATCGGTCATCAGGTGATGCCCATCCGCCTCGAGCGCGATCGAGTGGTGTCGTTTGCCAACGACGAGCAGCACTCGCGCGACCGCCAGGTTGATCAGCGACGCAGCCAGCGACACGACGAGTCCGAACTCGAGTTTCTCGATGGGCGCGGGTTCGAGCAGGCGCTCCACCGCAGCAAAGGCGATGGCCGCGGCCGCCACCAGGATCAGCGCGCCCTCGACGCCGCTCGCGAAGTACTCCGCCTTGCTGTAGCCGTAGGCGTGCTCCTCGTCCGCGGGTTTGGCCGCGAGCGTGAGCATCCACAGCGCGGTGATCGCAGCGATCAGGTTGACGACCGACTCGGCGGCATCAGAGAGCAGCCCCACCGAACCCGTCAGGCGCCAGGCCGCCATCTTCAGCGCGATGGTCGCGATCGCCGCGGCGATCGACAGCCAGGCGTAGCGGGCGAGCTTCGGGGTCGACATGATCGTCGGACTCGGCGAGAGCATAGTCTCGCAGGAGGGCGCTGAACGCTCGTCGAGCGCGGCCGAAGTCGATCGCCGGCGGCTCACGTGCGCCCAGGGTCACAGGGCTCTCGACGGGCGGTTGCGCGGGCGGGTCACCTTGCCAATGGCCACAAATCGCGCTATCTAACCGCCGCTCACGATTCGTATGGCCGTCTCGGCCAGTGACGCCTGGGCAACCGGCGCTCCCGAAATTGTGACGCAAGCGGCAAATAGGCCGCCAGAAAGCGTGTTTTTTACTTCATGAACTCATTCAGCCCCGAGCGGCTCGGGCGGACGCCCGCCCGCAACTCCTCCGCTCGCTCCGACGGCCCCACTCATTCTGGGCCGCGCGATGCGCGGACCCACACGGCCGACCGCGTCGCAACGCCGCGACACGTCGAACCCTCCCCCGAGGTCCTCGCCTCACCCTTCACTCAGCTTGGCCTGGAGCCGAGCCTGGTCCGCGCGGTTTTGCACGAAGGGTACGAGACCCCCACCCCGATCCAGGTTCAGGCGATCCCGGCGCTGCTCGAGGGCCGCGATCTGCTCGGCTGTGCGCAGACCGGAACCGGCAAGACGGCCGCCTTCGTGCTGCCGATCTTGCAGCGCCTCTCCAGGACCCCAAACGCGCGAAAGATCCGCGCGCTCATCCTGTCGCCCACGCGCGAGCTCGCCGCACAGATCGGTGAGCGCACCGAGGCGTACGGCAAGAACACCGGCCTGCGTCACACCGTGATCTACGGCGGCGTGGGCCAGCGCCCGCAAGAGCAAGCGCTCAGCCGTGGCGTCGACATCGTGGTCGCCACTCCGGGTCGGCTGCTCGATCTCATGTCCCAGGGTTTCGTGAAGCTCGACGGGCTCGAGGTGTTCGTGCTCGACGAGGCGGACCGCATGCTCGACATGGGGTTCATCCACGACGTGCGGAAGGTGATCAGGGTGCTGCCGAAACAACGGCAGACGCTGCTGTTCTCCGCCACCATGCCCCGCGACATCGGCGAGCTC contains:
- a CDS encoding cation transporter — translated: MLSPSPTIMSTPKLARYAWLSIAAAIATIALKMAAWRLTGSVGLLSDAAESVVNLIAAITALWMLTLAAKPADEEHAYGYSKAEYFASGVEGALILVAAAAIAFAAVERLLEPAPIEKLEFGLVVSLAASLINLAVARVLLVVGKRHHSIALEADGHHLMTDVWTSAGVLIGVGLVAVTGYQRLDPIVAILVALNIVRSGVMLIQRSARGLLDVALVPEEQQALRTVLDRYAGPELEFHALRTRQAGARRFVSLHVLVPGDWSVERGHQLLEEIEKDIRAAVPNVHVLTHLEPLEDPRSFEDQALDRPEPDG